The proteins below come from a single Limosilactobacillus reuteri genomic window:
- a CDS encoding Lreu_0056 family protein, whose amino-acid sequence MRKIALILMLSLTMMVMVACERTSSSTNRSTSSMTSSLSSTQQIRDDAALNAERLTLKQTAALVLYYRDAHMPGANDYDYSADMENNNQGATVKIYDKGAVPWGEGSSAKTYPKGAKVLYMIKLTSKSDEDGDRLNSTYYTIVGNKVYYANSSNGIRKTGVTLAEMVTYAKTHGEVNRVLKVAKNTKIIDMRGKVTITDKDGLTTQQLGTLVALLKNPDWFKAGVQNGEMYYGTHYGYGEVADYQYVTTQGDLTSYIWFKRKGNDVTIKMIGSTENQNVTGAPMTTTHTTVTNLINNYYTSEDQQDEVNAYADQLKVEP is encoded by the coding sequence ATGAGAAAAATAGCGCTAATTTTGATGCTTTCATTGACGATGATGGTTATGGTGGCTTGTGAGAGAACATCCTCAAGTACTAATAGATCAACTAGTAGTATGACTAGTTCTTTATCAAGTACACAACAAATAAGGGATGATGCAGCACTAAACGCTGAACGATTAACACTTAAGCAAACTGCTGCACTTGTGTTGTACTATCGTGATGCACATATGCCAGGAGCAAATGATTATGATTATTCTGCTGATATGGAAAACAATAATCAGGGAGCAACAGTTAAGATTTATGATAAAGGTGCAGTGCCATGGGGAGAGGGATCCTCTGCTAAGACTTATCCTAAAGGCGCCAAAGTTTTATACATGATTAAATTAACTTCCAAAAGTGATGAAGATGGCGATCGTTTAAATTCAACCTATTATACAATTGTCGGAAATAAGGTTTACTATGCGAACAGTAGTAATGGTATTCGCAAAACAGGCGTAACACTCGCTGAAATGGTGACGTATGCCAAAACTCATGGGGAAGTTAATCGTGTTTTGAAAGTAGCAAAAAACACCAAAATTATTGATATGCGTGGTAAAGTTACAATTACGGATAAGGATGGATTAACTACCCAGCAGCTAGGAACATTAGTTGCATTGTTAAAGAACCCTGATTGGTTTAAGGCAGGAGTTCAAAATGGTGAAATGTATTATGGAACGCATTATGGTTATGGTGAAGTTGCGGATTATCAATATGTAACAACACAGGGTGATTTGACTAGCTATATTTGGTTTAAACGTAAAGGCAATGATGTCACAATTAAAATGATTGGATCAACTGAAAATCAAAATGTGACAGGGGCACCAATGACTACTACGCATACCACTGTTACGAATTTGATAAATAATTACTACACAAGTGAAGACCAACAGGATGAGGTTAATGCCTATGCGGACCAATTAAAAGTGGAACCGTAA